A single window of Aphidius gifuensis isolate YNYX2018 linkage group LG1, ASM1490517v1, whole genome shotgun sequence DNA harbors:
- the LOC122850156 gene encoding protein AMN1 homolog produces MIRSTKELNIIICTCRNLKHLDIQSGDYDVAEISLENWINFQNLEYLNISCNITPELANAIVKYCKNLKHLCITNSYHQVTNETALKKLTKLENLESLVLLYSIELSEESIIAISNNCKKLKRLEIPGCVIVPSIPGDSLLSPSVLDELSELQHLEHLDLRAAKNLEDSTIIAIANNCTNLKSLVISGCIAITEKALFALTKLESLQKLDVSVLDISDSFIIKLKGLKELCCIGCEKLTDTGIIQLIKNNPDLEEISVWDVDNITIESVIAADRATKNRTNGILSAS; encoded by the coding sequence ATGATTCGTTCTACAAAAgaactcaatattattatttgtacatGCAGAAATTTAAAACATCTTGACATTCAATCTGGTGACTATGATGTAGCTGAAATTTCTCTCGAAAATTGGATAAACTTTCAAAACTTAGAATATCTTAATATCTCTTGTAATATAACACCTGAGTTAGCAaatgcaattgttaaatattgcaaaaatttGAAACACTTGTGTATAACAAACTCTTATCACCAAGTTACGAATGAAACTGCTTTGAAAAAGTTAACAAAGTTAGAAAATCTCGAAAGTTTAGTATTGCTTTATTCCATTGAGCTCAGTGAGGAATCAATAATCGCGATTTCAAACAactgtaaaaaacttaaacgtttagaaATTCCTGGTTGCGTTATAGTACCTTCTATTCCTGGGGACTCACTTCTTTCTCCATCTGTTCTTGATGAGTTATCAGAATTACAACATCTTGAACATCTAGATTTGCGTGCGGCAAAAAATCTCGAAGATAGtacaattattgctattgctaataattgtacAAACCTGAAAAGTTTAGTAATCAGTGGTTGCATTGCTATTACTGAAAAAGCTCTCTTTGCTCTAACCAAATTGGAAAGTTTACAAAAACTAGACGTAAGTGTACTCGATATTTCAGACagctttattatcaaattaaaaggaTTAAAAGAATTGTGTTGTATTGGTTGCGAAAAACTTACTGATACTGGTATCATTcaacttataaaaaataacccagaCCTTGAAGAGATTAGTGTCTGGGATGTAGATAACATTACAATTGAATCGGTTATCGCTGCTGATCgagcaactaaaaatcgtacaaatg